A DNA window from Helianthus annuus cultivar XRQ/B chromosome 15, HanXRQr2.0-SUNRISE, whole genome shotgun sequence contains the following coding sequences:
- the LOC110892503 gene encoding protein FAR1-RELATED SEQUENCE 5-like, protein MADLNNQQHLTVAGGTEVANLNDDPGSPLNVVPHNLSLHFAFNEDEDALVEGRVSLDPEPISSEITPSILNQNGLDDDEDGVQDCTFTQLLSTGVHADEEFYVHHTPNGTRMWCPNVPIVLKPVVGSVYETWKDVFRQLRSIFWADEISKINYEVFGDVLAFDATYHTNKYNMIFVPFTGVDNHKQCVTFGAGLLFNETTESYKWLLESFLKAHKKQPKLVLTDQDPSMKAAISEVFTDSRHRLCMWHIMKKLPTKIAGDLLQNSELRALMHRLVWSIHMKPSTFETRWQLLMEEYGLQDHDWLKDMYSIRDQWVPAYFRDIPMCCLMKTTSRCESSNSSFKVNSSSANTLVQFMLCYETRIDNQRYRQRVAEFKTSSSVFMDSTGLAIEKHAFELYTHAISTEVRKEIYKGKLFCYIVNTEDCDEGCVYYVNQLDKRNNATNTFTVILELSNQSVSCSCNNFIRIGYLCRHIFCVYRVNNIERIPAQYVVKRWSRDVLPKSLFSIESRYGVDTRPQAAARSQILEIVTECVDALRSDVGGLSSFAEQIKELKCKLLNGGPVDDEANNDNYAAVEELLGVSLDGDVTLDNPDGIRNKGRGKRRRLSRAPQDGTSNSAVKPPKTPRLCRTCMKYVTGHDSRNCKKKKNKNKNKSGNEDEDEDSSSASQEST, encoded by the exons ATGGCTGATCTGAACAACCAACAACATCTAACTGTTGCTGGCGGTACGGAGGTAGCCAACCTCAATGATGATCCCGGTTCACCATTAAATGTTGTCCCACATAATCTTTCACTTCattttgcatttaatgaagatgaagatgcttTGGTTGAGGGTAGAGTTTCTCTAGATCCTGAACCTATTTCTTCAGAGATTACAC CCTCAATTCTGAATCAAAATGGActagatgatgatgaagatggtgtTCAAGATTGTACTTTTACTCAGTTGTTATCAACAG GTGTTCATGCGGACGAGGAATTTTATGTTCACCACACACCCAATGGGACTAGAATGTGGTGTCCTAATGTTCCTATTGTTTTAAAGCCTGTTGTTGGTTCTGTTTATGAAACGTGGAAGGATGTGTTCA GGCAATTGAGATCGATTTTTTGGGCAGACGAAATATCCAAGATAAACTACGAGGTGTTTGGGGATGTGTTAGCTTTTGATGCGACTTATCACACTAACAA GTACAACATGATTTTTGTTCCTTTCACAGGCGTtgataatcataaacaatgtgtGACATTCGGTGCTGGCTTGTTATTCAACGAAACCACTGAGTCTTACAAgtggttacttgaatcatttctgAAGGCACACAAGAAGCAACCAAAGCTAGTTCTGACGGACCAGGATCCTTCAATGAAAGCTGCCATTTCAGAGGTTTTCACAGACTCTCGGCACCGCCTTTGCATGTGGCATATTATGAAGAAACTTCCCACCAAG ATTGCTGGAGACTTGTTACAAAACTCTGAGCTAAGAGCATTGATGCATCGTTTGGTGTGGAGTATTCACATGAAGCCATCTACATTTGAGACGCGGTGGCAACTTTTGATGGAGGAATATGGGTTACAAGATCACGACTGGTTGAAGGACATGTACTCAATTAGGGACCAATGGGTACCTGCCTACTTCCGTGACATCCCAATGTGTTGTTTGATGAAGACTACATCAAGATGTGAAAGCTCTAACTCAAGCTTCAAGGTCAACTCTTCTAGCGCTAACACACTAGTTCAGTTCATGCTATGTTACGAGACTAGGATAGACAATCAGCGTTACAGGCAACGCGTTGCAGAGTTTAAAACTTCATCTAGTGTATTCATGGACAGTACTGGCCTAGCTATTGAGAAGCATGCTTTTGAGTTGTATACACATGCAATTTCTACGGAAGTAAGAAAAGAGATATACAAGGGGAAGCTGTTTTGTTACATTGTAAACACGGAGGATTGTGATGAAGGTTGTGTTTACTATGTGAATCAATTGGACAAACGTAACAATGCAACCAACACATTTACG GTTATACTTGAGTTGAGTAACCAGTCGGTATCCTGTTCATGCAACAACTTCATCCGTATTGGATATTTGTGTAGGCACATTTTTTGTGTTTACCGGGTAAACAATATTGAAAGAATCCCGGCCCAGTATGTTGTTAAGCGTTGGTCTAGGGACGTGCTTCCTAAAAGTTTATTTTCTATTGAGAGTCGATATGGCGTTGACACTCGTCCACAAGCTGCTGCGAGAAGTCAGATCCTTGAGATCGTAACTGAATGTGTGGACGCATTAAGAAGCGATGTTGGAGGACTTTCCTCTTTCGCTGAGCAGATAAAGGAACTGAAATGCAAGTTACTAAATGGAGGACCAGTTGATGACGAAGCCAACAATGATAACTATGCTGCTGTTGAAGAATTGCTTGGTGTTTCTTTAGATGGGGACGTAACTCTCGACAACCCAGACGGGATCAGGAACAAAGGACGCGGCAAACGCCGGCGATTGTCTAGAGCACCTCAGGATGGAACGAGCAACTCTGCTGTCAAACCTCCCAAAACACCCAGGCTTTGCCGAACCTGTATGAAGTACGTGACTGGGCATGATTCAAGAAATTGCAAGAAAAAGAAGAACAAGAATAAGAATAAATCGGGTAACGAGGACGAGGACGAAGACTCAAGCTCTGCGAGCCAGGAGTCCACTTGA